A DNA window from Impatiens glandulifera chromosome 7, dImpGla2.1, whole genome shotgun sequence contains the following coding sequences:
- the LOC124910005 gene encoding abscisic acid receptor PYL9-like: protein MAAQAQAQYIAMHHQHHPKGHQSSSVIVRHIKAPVDIVWSFVRRFDVPQNYKPFIRECESNEIFKVGSVRHISMRTGLPATSSVEMLSRFDEEEHILGIKIIGGDHRLRNYSSILTMHPEEIDGQDGTMLIESFIVDVPEGNSNDETCCFVRALINCNMKSLMLLSEKMVIRVQEAAAAAAAAAAAGEVVVEDAAAAREVVMEEANGV, encoded by the exons ATGGCAGCTCAAGCTCAAGCTCAGTACATTGCGATGCATCACCAGCACCATCCTAAGGGACATCAATCTTCCTCTGTCATTGTCAGGCACATCAAGGCTCCTGTCGATATC GTTTGGTCGTTTGTGAGGAGGTTTGATGTGCCACAAAACTACAAGCCTTTCATTAGAGAATGTGAAAGTAATGAAATTTTCAAGGTCGGGAGTGTAAGGCATATCTCTATGAGGACAGGCCTTCCAGCCACATCCAGTGTTGAAATGCTATCTCGTTTTGATGAGGAAGAACACATCCTTGGAATCAAGATCATTGGTGGTGATCATAGGCTCAGG AACTACTCTTCGATTCTGACTATGCATCCTGAGGAAATTGATGGACAAGATGGGACAATGTTGATTGAATCATTTATTGTTGATGTTCCTGAAGGAAACAGTAATGATGAGACTTGTTGCTTTGTGAGGGCACTGATAAACTGTAACATGAAGTCTTTGATGTTACTTTCTGAGAAGATGGTTATCAGAGTACAAgaagctgctgctgctgctgctgccgcCGCCGCTGCTGGAGAAGTGGTGGTGGAGGATGCTGCCGCTGCTAGAGAAGTAGTGATGGAGGAAGCTAATGGAGTTTAA